The following proteins are encoded in a genomic region of Sorangiineae bacterium MSr12523:
- a CDS encoding mismatch-specific DNA-glycosylase: MVPPVTASVHRRDPVPDIIADDLDVLFVGINPGFASARAGHHFANPANGFWRLMHEGGFTQRRFLPSEGRELLAQGIGITNIVARETAGVKDLTREDFDEGRRILERKIARFRPKAVVFVGVTVYRAFRGDTSAITCGEQPERIAGARVFVVPNPSGRNAHYRYEDMLAFFRDAASQLYAHRG; this comes from the coding sequence ATGGTACCGCCAGTTACCGCCTCGGTCCATCGCCGCGACCCCGTCCCCGACATCATCGCCGACGACCTCGACGTTCTTTTCGTGGGCATCAACCCAGGTTTCGCGTCGGCGCGCGCGGGGCATCACTTTGCCAATCCGGCAAACGGATTCTGGCGCTTGATGCACGAGGGTGGCTTCACGCAGCGGCGCTTCTTACCGAGCGAGGGACGCGAGCTTCTCGCGCAGGGCATCGGCATCACCAACATCGTCGCGCGTGAAACGGCGGGCGTGAAGGACCTGACCCGCGAGGACTTCGACGAGGGGCGGCGCATCCTGGAGCGGAAGATTGCGCGCTTCCGGCCCAAGGCCGTCGTCTTCGTCGGCGTCACCGTTTACCGCGCCTTCCGTGGGGACACCTCCGCCATCACCTGCGGCGAGCAACCGGAGCGCATCGCCGGGGCGCGCGTCTTCGTGGTGCCCAATCCGAGCGGGCGAAATGCCCATTACCGCTACGAGGACATGCTCGCATTTTTCCGCGATGCAGCCTCGCAGCTCTACGCTCATCGGGGCTGA